Proteins found in one Pogoniulus pusillus isolate bPogPus1 chromosome 36, bPogPus1.pri, whole genome shotgun sequence genomic segment:
- the HP1BP3 gene encoding heterochromatin protein 1-binding protein 3 has translation MATELSEAEPVHHKALPLLAGAQLIHTDKLCEKAEDDAMPIRRSVNSSARETPPKSKPAEGEEVKADAEVTSEESASAGEEQESETLPAASGEAEQPKEPENEGKGETKSSEETKKDEKDQSKEKEKKVKKTIPAWATLSASQLARAQRQTQMAATSRPKMDAILTEAIRACFQKSGASVVAIRKYIIHKYPSLDLERRGYLLKQALKRELERGIIRQVKGKGASGSFVVVSNAGKTVPKSRDRKKSTSASAAEQQVKLEDVLPLAFTRLCEPKEASYSLIKKYVSRYYPKLKVDIRPQLLKNALQRAVEKGQLEQITGKGASGTFQLKKTGEKPLLGGTLMEDAILSAIAAMNEPKTCSTTALKKYILENHPGTNSNLQVHLLKRTLQKCEKNGWMEQISGKGFSGTFQLCFPYYPSPDVLYPEKQQDEDSEESDEDEDEESEEEEEESEEEESEEEEPPPKKRMQKRPPPKSRSRAPPMKRRESKPKPRKTPAAHRGKAKPPPKVKTPAKKAKPAAPAIKKPSGSSSSKKPAASGRKEVAKGKSTMRKSLRAKK, from the exons ATGGCGACTGAGCTGTCTGAAGCTGAACCCGTGCATCATAAGGCGCTTCCACTCTTAGCGGGAGCTCAGCTGATCCACACGGACAAGTTATGTGAG AAGGCTGAGGACGACGCCATGCCCATCCGCCGCTCCGTCAACTCCTCTGCCCGGGAAACTCCTCCCAAGAGCAAACCTGCTGAAGGGGAAGAGGTGAAAGCAG ATGCAGAAGTCACCTCTGAGGAATCTGCCTCTGCTGGAGAAGAACAAGAGAGTGAaaccctgcctgctgcatctGGTGAGGCAGAACAGCCAAAGGAACCTGAGAatgaagggaagggggaaacaaAGTCCTCAGAAGAAACCAAAAAGGA TGAGAAGGATCAGtccaaggaaaaggagaagaaggtgAAGAAGACCATTCCTGCGTGGGCCACTCTCTCTGCTAGCCAGCTAGCCAGGGCACAGAGGCAAACTCAGATGGCTGCCACCTCCCGTCCCAAGATGGATGCTATTTTAACCGAGGCCATCAGG GCATGCTTCCAGAAGAGCGGTGCCTCAGTTGTTGCCATACGGAAATACATCATCCACAAATACCCTTCCCTGGACCTTGAGAGGAGAGGCTACCTGCTGAAGCAAGCACTGaaaagggagctggagaggggaaTCATTAGGCAG GTGAAAGGAAAAGGAGCTTCTGGGAGCTTTGTCGTGGTGTCTAATGCAGGAAAAACTGTTCCAAAGTCCAGAGACAGAAAG AAAAGCACTtcagcctcagctgcagagcagcaggtcaagctggaAGATGTCCTGCCGCTGGCTTTCACCCGCCTCTGCGAGCCCAAGGAAGCTTCTTACAGCCTGATCAAGAAATATGTGTCTCGCTATTACCCCAAGCTCAAAGTAGACATCAG ACCCCAGCTGCTGAAGAAcgccctgcagagagctgtagagaagGGCCAGTTAGAGCAGATCACAGGCAAGGGAGCGTCTGGGACATTCCAG CTGAAGAAGACAGGGGAGAAGCCCCTGCTGGGTGGGACTCTGATGGAAGACGCCATCCTGTCTGCTATTGCGGCCATGAACGAACCGAAGACCTGCTCCACCACAGCGCTGAAGAAGTACATCCTGGAAAACCACCCAGGGACCAACTCCAACCTGCAGG TGCACCTACTGAAGAGAACCCTGCAGAAATGTGAGaagaatggatggatggagcaGATTTCTGGGAAGGGATTCAGTGGAACCTTTCAGCTTTGCTTCCCTTATTATCCCAG CCCAGATGTGCTCTacccagagaagcagcaagatGAGGACTCTGAGGAATCTGATGAGGATGAAGATGAGGaatctgaggaagaggaagaagagtctGAAGAGGAAGAGTCTGAAGAGGAAGAGCCACCACCAAAGAAGAG gatgCAGAAGAGGCCGCCTCCGAAATCACGGAGCAGGGCCCCTCCCATGAAGCGAAGGGAATCCAAACCCAAGCCGAGAAAAACCCCTGCAGCCCACCGGGGGAAAGCAAAGCCTCCTCCTAAGGTTAAAACCCCTGCTAAGAAAGCcaaaccagcagccccagccatcAAGAAGCCTTCTGGTAGCAGCTCTTCCAAGAAACCAGCAGCCAGCGGGAGGAAGGAAGTTGCCAAGGGCAAGTCCACCATGAGGAAATCCCTGCGGGCAAAGAAGTAA